A genomic segment from Luteibacter aegosomatis encodes:
- a CDS encoding efflux RND transporter permease subunit — translation MNFFAPFIRRPIGTSLLAAGLLLAGTLAYRLLGVAALPSIDVPAVAVFAQLPGANAQTMASTVIAPLERHLGRIPGVDEMYSSSNDSSGFVRVRFNMARNTDAAARDVQAAINASLADLPPMPAPPQYFKFDTSQIPVLLVTLTSKTMPPDRLYDIVDTQMKPAVAQIPGVARVQVFGGTPHAVRIELDTRALAAKGLTANDVGNALRAANVTSPQGLLSDGKTQMTVIANDGLHEPEEFARILIASKNGTPVRLSDIAKVYSGQQDQYQAAWFQGERSVTMQMSRRPEANAIATAEAIRAALPRFRSMLPADVEITPIFDLTQTTQSALHEVKVALLISILMVVLVMLVFLRRLGPTLIATLSVPLSLAGAFVVMWTLGYTLNTLSLMALVLCIGFVVDDAIVVIENIVRHMENGSEAMPASLEGVREIGFTVISITLSLVAVFAPLLFGNSLITKLLREFSVTLAAAVLISAVVSLTLTPALCAYYLKHDEPGRKPGRMEAALERFDKGFLRLYQRGLDWAMHHRRLMRWQPLILLIATVGLAIAVVKTAGGNFMPEEDTGMLQVEVNADANISPEVLTTRLKRVAEIMRKDPTVADVTAILGGDNGGAVGSNGVMFVDLKPKGSGPGERKESLKSIVERLGKEYDKLPDVQVFMTPIQFLGGGGGNNNRGQYSFQLVSTSGEDLQPWTLKLVRYLRGLKEFRDVGSDFDVVGKQQMLEVDRNAAGRLNVSLGLIDTALYGAFGQSQISVIYSDINQYWVVLTAAAAETLTADALLNTYVKSSTGKMIPLSAVAKIAPRAAPTAVTHQNQLESADITYNLAPKITPDKATPLVEQAVRAIHLPEGIRMDVTGTNQRIRDAQSNGMVLLIGAILAVYIVLGVLYESLIHPLTILSTLPAAGCGAFLAMLVTQTQLTLMAIISVLLLIGIVKKNAILMVDFALVAEREHGMSPVEAIRQAALVRFRPITMTTLVAMGAALPLAIGFGVGSEMRRPLGIAIVGGLLVSQLLTLLSTPAIYLFNHDRKERKARRKHRRMLRRRYKRWLAIRKGRKKR, via the coding sequence GTGAACTTCTTCGCACCATTCATCCGCCGGCCGATCGGCACGTCGCTGCTGGCGGCAGGCCTCCTGCTGGCCGGTACGCTGGCCTACCGGTTGCTCGGCGTCGCCGCGCTGCCGTCCATCGACGTGCCGGCCGTGGCGGTGTTCGCCCAGTTGCCGGGCGCCAACGCGCAGACGATGGCATCGACCGTCATCGCCCCCCTGGAGCGCCACCTCGGCCGCATCCCCGGGGTGGACGAGATGTATTCCAGCAGCAACGACTCCAGCGGCTTCGTGCGCGTGCGCTTCAACATGGCCCGCAACACGGACGCCGCCGCGCGCGACGTGCAGGCCGCGATCAACGCCTCGCTGGCCGACCTGCCGCCCATGCCGGCGCCGCCCCAGTACTTCAAGTTCGACACCAGCCAGATCCCGGTGCTGCTGGTGACGCTCACCTCCAAGACGATGCCGCCCGACCGGCTCTACGACATCGTCGACACCCAGATGAAGCCCGCCGTGGCGCAGATTCCCGGCGTGGCGCGCGTGCAGGTGTTCGGCGGCACGCCGCATGCCGTGCGCATCGAGCTGGACACCCGCGCGCTGGCCGCCAAGGGACTCACCGCCAACGACGTCGGCAACGCGCTGCGCGCGGCCAACGTCACCTCACCTCAGGGCCTGTTGAGCGACGGCAAGACGCAGATGACCGTCATCGCCAACGACGGCCTGCACGAACCGGAAGAGTTCGCCCGTATCCTCATCGCCTCGAAGAACGGCACGCCGGTGAGGCTGTCGGACATCGCCAAGGTCTACAGCGGCCAGCAGGACCAGTACCAGGCGGCGTGGTTCCAGGGCGAGCGCTCGGTGACGATGCAGATGAGCCGGCGCCCGGAGGCGAACGCCATCGCCACGGCCGAGGCCATCCGCGCGGCACTGCCGCGCTTCCGCAGCATGCTGCCCGCCGACGTGGAGATCACCCCGATCTTCGATCTCACGCAGACCACGCAGTCGGCGCTGCACGAGGTCAAGGTCGCGCTGCTCATCAGCATCCTGATGGTGGTGCTGGTGATGCTGGTGTTCCTGCGCCGCCTGGGCCCGACGCTCATCGCCACGCTCAGCGTGCCGCTGTCGCTGGCCGGCGCGTTCGTGGTGATGTGGACGCTCGGCTATACGCTCAACACGCTGTCGCTCATGGCGCTGGTGCTCTGCATCGGCTTCGTGGTGGACGATGCCATCGTGGTGATCGAGAACATCGTGCGCCACATGGAAAACGGTTCGGAGGCCATGCCCGCCTCGCTCGAAGGCGTGCGCGAAATCGGTTTCACGGTGATCTCGATCACCCTGTCGCTGGTGGCCGTGTTCGCGCCGCTGCTGTTCGGCAACAGCCTCATCACCAAGCTGCTGCGCGAGTTCTCGGTGACCCTGGCCGCAGCGGTGCTGATTTCCGCCGTGGTGTCGCTGACGCTGACGCCGGCGCTGTGCGCCTACTACCTCAAGCACGACGAACCGGGCCGCAAGCCCGGCCGGATGGAAGCGGCCCTGGAGCGCTTCGACAAGGGCTTCCTGCGCCTTTACCAGCGCGGACTCGACTGGGCCATGCACCATCGCCGCCTCATGCGCTGGCAGCCGTTGATCCTGCTCATCGCCACGGTCGGGCTGGCCATCGCGGTGGTGAAGACGGCGGGCGGCAACTTCATGCCCGAGGAAGACACCGGCATGCTGCAGGTGGAGGTCAACGCCGACGCCAACATCTCGCCGGAGGTACTCACCACGCGCCTGAAGCGCGTGGCCGAGATCATGCGGAAGGATCCCACCGTCGCCGACGTCACCGCCATCCTCGGCGGCGACAACGGCGGTGCCGTGGGCAGCAACGGCGTGATGTTCGTCGACCTCAAGCCGAAGGGCAGCGGGCCGGGCGAACGCAAGGAGTCGTTGAAATCCATCGTCGAGCGCCTGGGCAAGGAATACGACAAGCTGCCCGACGTGCAGGTATTCATGACGCCGATCCAGTTCCTGGGAGGCGGCGGCGGCAACAACAACCGGGGCCAGTATTCCTTCCAGCTGGTGAGCACCAGCGGCGAGGATCTGCAGCCCTGGACGCTCAAGCTCGTGCGCTACCTGCGCGGACTGAAGGAGTTCCGCGACGTCGGCAGCGACTTCGACGTGGTCGGCAAGCAGCAGATGCTCGAGGTGGACCGTAACGCCGCGGGCCGGCTCAACGTGAGCCTGGGCCTGATCGATACCGCGCTCTACGGCGCGTTCGGCCAGAGCCAGATCTCGGTGATCTACTCGGACATCAACCAGTACTGGGTGGTGCTCACCGCCGCCGCGGCCGAAACGCTCACCGCCGACGCGCTGCTCAACACGTACGTGAAGAGCAGTACGGGCAAGATGATCCCGCTGTCGGCCGTGGCGAAGATCGCGCCGCGTGCCGCACCCACCGCGGTCACCCACCAGAACCAACTCGAATCGGCCGACATCACCTATAACCTCGCGCCGAAGATCACGCCCGACAAGGCCACGCCGCTGGTGGAGCAGGCCGTGCGCGCGATCCACCTGCCCGAGGGCATCCGCATGGACGTCACCGGCACCAACCAGCGCATCCGTGACGCCCAGTCCAACGGCATGGTGCTGCTGATCGGCGCCATCCTCGCGGTATACATCGTGCTGGGCGTGCTCTACGAGAGCCTGATCCACCCGCTGACGATTCTCTCGACGCTGCCGGCCGCGGGGTGCGGCGCCTTCCTCGCGATGCTGGTCACGCAGACCCAGCTCACGCTGATGGCGATCATCTCGGTGCTGCTGCTCATCGGCATCGTGAAGAAGAACGCCATCCTCATGGTCGACTTCGCGCTGGTGGCCGAACGCGAACACGGCATGTCGCCCGTGGAGGCGATTCGCCAGGCCGCGCTGGTACGCTTCCGCCCGATCACGATGACCACCCTCGTGGCGATGGGCGCCGCGTTGCCGCTGGCGATCGGCTTCGGCGTGGGTTCGGAAATGCGCCGCCCGCTGGGCATCGCCATCGTCGGCGGCCTGCTCGTGTCGCAGTTGCTTACCCTGCTGAGCACGCCGGCCATCTACCTGTTCAACCACGATCGCAAGGAGCGCAAGGCACGCCGCAAGCATCGGCGCATGCTGCGCCGCCGCTACAAGCGCTGGCTGGCGATCCGCAAGGGCAGGAAGAAAAGGTAA
- the nagA gene encoding N-acetylglucosamine-6-phosphate deacetylase produces MTIALVNGRVLTDNGFQGGFAVLVDGDTITGLALHSDPRVRAAERHDLGGRTLLPGFIDCQVNGGGGVLFNDAPTVGTIRTIGEAHARFGTTGFLPTLISDDAEVMAKAIDAVNDAVAQGVPGVLGIHLEGPFIAPERKGVHDAAKFRIADADDIAMVARRHGGVTLLTLAPERANPEVLRQLIDNGVIVCAGHTAANYEVTRDALAMGVRGFTHLFNAMTPFTSREPGVVGAALEDAASWCGLIVDGHHVHPAALRVAIAAKAPHKMMLVTDAMPPVGSENPNFVLKGETITARDGVCQTADGTLAGSALDMAGAVRNTVNMVGVAYDEAARMASTYPAAFLGLDGTHGRIAAGCRADFVVMDDAYAVGETWIGGRRVFVAA; encoded by the coding sequence ATGACCATCGCCCTCGTCAACGGCCGGGTACTCACCGACAACGGATTCCAGGGCGGCTTCGCCGTGCTGGTGGACGGCGACACGATCACCGGCCTCGCCCTGCACTCCGATCCCCGCGTGCGCGCGGCGGAACGGCACGACCTGGGCGGCCGCACGCTGCTGCCGGGTTTCATCGACTGCCAGGTCAACGGCGGCGGCGGCGTGCTGTTCAACGACGCGCCTACCGTCGGCACCATCCGCACCATCGGCGAAGCGCACGCGAGGTTCGGCACCACCGGGTTCCTGCCGACGCTGATCAGCGACGACGCCGAGGTGATGGCGAAGGCCATCGATGCGGTGAACGACGCCGTGGCGCAGGGCGTGCCGGGCGTGCTCGGCATCCATCTGGAAGGTCCGTTCATCGCGCCCGAGCGCAAGGGCGTGCACGACGCGGCCAAGTTCCGCATCGCCGATGCCGACGACATCGCGATGGTGGCGCGCCGCCATGGCGGCGTCACCCTGCTCACGCTCGCGCCCGAGCGCGCCAACCCCGAGGTACTTCGCCAGTTGATCGACAACGGCGTGATCGTCTGCGCCGGCCACACCGCGGCCAACTACGAGGTCACGCGCGACGCGCTGGCGATGGGCGTGCGCGGCTTCACCCACCTGTTCAACGCGATGACGCCGTTCACCAGCCGCGAACCCGGCGTCGTCGGCGCGGCGCTGGAAGACGCGGCGAGCTGGTGCGGGCTGATCGTCGACGGCCATCACGTGCATCCGGCCGCCCTGCGCGTGGCCATCGCCGCCAAGGCACCGCACAAGATGATGCTGGTCACCGACGCCATGCCGCCGGTCGGCTCGGAAAACCCGAACTTCGTGCTCAAGGGCGAAACCATCACCGCCCGCGACGGCGTCTGCCAGACCGCCGACGGCACGCTGGCCGGTTCGGCGCTGGACATGGCCGGTGCCGTGCGCAACACCGTGAACATGGTCGGCGTCGCGTACGACGAAGCGGCACGCATGGCGTCGACCTATCCGGCCGCGTTCCTCGGCCTCGACGGTACGCACGGGCGCATCGCCGCGGGATGCCGGGCCGACTTCGTGGTGATGGATGACGCCTACGCCGTGGGCGAGACGTGGATCGGCGGCAGGCGGGTGTTCGTCGCCGCCTGA
- a CDS encoding TonB-dependent receptor, producing the protein MLRIQSGGRVPRRSTLCVALALCFASGSVFAQSNASGVVFGRVAQPEGATVHLENLDTGFARDTGVDAEGRYRVPSLPIGRYKVTLERGGQTVETRDNVQVNIGGGVDVSFAGATAATTASAQTLEGVQVTGNALPAIDVSSVDSRTVLTSQQLQKIPLARDVTAAALLAPGVVSGDSRYGNVASFGGSSASENQYYINGYAVTNALTGLGFTSLPFDAIDQQQIYTGGYGAEYGRSTGGVINIVTKRGGNEWKAGFGLYVTPKGLRQNPKNIYRTNGELYQYREENKSGDTQYTGYISGPLIKDKLFLFAAGDFTRSNLTNTSNSVTAQRTNQESKATKWMAKIDWNITDNHLLEVTGLGDKSNIERSVYAYDYATGSRAQYLGTDNLKNFDAGAGSAPGGDVYIGKYTGYLTDELTVNALYGHSYTRHERNLNYAGSPNCPWILDNREGIPAGEKIVGCGLVNGTVLGDGAKDKTKGWRLDVEYHVGDHDLRAGVDNQTLESYSGNIYEGGYRWIYAAAGDIPSRGIVVPPGVDYFAQKRLFQTGANVKVEQEAQFIEDKWQITDRWMASIGLRNEQFKNINGDGETYVKQRHQLAPRLGVTWDVFGDSTFKLYANAGRYHLAIPSNVAIRGASASTYYSEYYTYTQIDPVTGAPADPVQIGTRAYLNGEDGTPLNPKTIAAVGIKAYYQDEYILGFDKALGANWSFGAKATYRKLRSSIDDFCDSRPFEKYAARNGIDISNASIPGCYLFNPGESNTFNVDVDGNGTLVPFHLTKDDFTSPAGVAFPDLKRKYYSLELYLEHQLADNWYGRVDYTFSRSYGNSEGQLKSDIGQLDPSVTQDWDAPEIMQYSNGPLPNDRTHQLKAYGYWQASPEWLVGANVAMATGRPKNCLGQDPVDAIQYGASYFECGFQPAPRGSRGRLPWTWSLDLNAEYRPMWAGAEQPLAFTAAVFNVAGKQRVVGQVDTGELDTVDANGLPAVNPDYRRPIAFQSPRYFRFGVRYDFSL; encoded by the coding sequence ATGCTTCGCATCCAGTCCGGCGGCCGCGTGCCGCGCCGTTCCACCCTCTGTGTCGCCCTGGCGCTCTGTTTCGCCAGCGGTTCCGTCTTCGCGCAGTCCAACGCCTCGGGCGTGGTCTTCGGCCGTGTCGCGCAGCCGGAGGGCGCCACGGTGCACCTGGAAAATCTCGATACCGGCTTCGCCCGCGACACCGGCGTCGACGCCGAAGGCCGCTACCGCGTGCCCTCGCTGCCGATCGGCCGTTACAAGGTCACGCTCGAGCGCGGCGGCCAGACGGTGGAAACCCGCGACAACGTGCAGGTGAACATCGGCGGCGGCGTCGACGTCTCCTTCGCCGGCGCGACCGCCGCGACCACGGCCTCGGCCCAGACCCTCGAAGGCGTGCAGGTCACCGGCAATGCTTTGCCGGCCATCGACGTCTCGTCGGTCGACTCGCGCACCGTGCTCACCTCGCAGCAATTGCAGAAGATCCCGCTGGCGCGCGACGTCACCGCCGCCGCGCTTCTTGCGCCCGGCGTGGTGTCGGGCGATTCCCGCTACGGCAACGTGGCCTCGTTCGGCGGCTCGTCGGCCTCGGAAAACCAGTACTACATCAACGGCTACGCGGTCACCAATGCGCTCACCGGCCTGGGCTTCACCAGCCTGCCGTTCGACGCCATCGACCAGCAGCAGATCTACACCGGCGGCTACGGCGCCGAGTACGGCCGTTCCACCGGCGGCGTGATCAACATCGTGACCAAGCGCGGCGGCAACGAATGGAAGGCCGGCTTCGGGCTGTACGTCACGCCCAAGGGCCTGCGCCAGAACCCGAAGAACATCTATCGCACCAACGGCGAGCTGTACCAGTACCGCGAAGAGAACAAGAGCGGCGACACGCAGTACACCGGTTACATCAGCGGCCCGCTGATCAAGGACAAGCTGTTCCTGTTCGCCGCCGGCGACTTCACCCGCTCCAACCTCACCAATACTTCGAACAGCGTCACCGCGCAGCGCACCAACCAGGAATCCAAGGCCACCAAGTGGATGGCCAAGATCGACTGGAACATCACCGACAACCACCTGCTCGAAGTCACCGGCCTCGGCGACAAGTCCAATATCGAGCGCAGCGTGTATGCGTATGACTACGCCACCGGCAGCCGCGCGCAGTACCTGGGCACCGACAACCTGAAGAACTTCGACGCGGGCGCGGGTTCGGCGCCGGGCGGCGACGTCTACATCGGCAAGTACACCGGTTACCTCACCGACGAACTCACCGTCAACGCGCTCTACGGCCACAGCTACACCCGCCACGAGCGCAACCTCAACTACGCCGGTTCGCCGAACTGCCCGTGGATCCTGGACAACCGCGAAGGCATCCCGGCCGGCGAGAAGATCGTCGGCTGCGGTCTCGTCAACGGCACGGTGCTCGGCGACGGCGCGAAGGACAAGACCAAGGGCTGGCGCCTCGACGTGGAATACCACGTGGGCGACCACGACCTGCGTGCCGGCGTCGACAACCAGACGCTGGAGTCCTACTCGGGCAACATCTACGAGGGTGGCTATCGCTGGATCTATGCCGCCGCCGGCGACATCCCCAGCCGCGGCATCGTCGTGCCGCCGGGCGTCGACTACTTCGCGCAGAAGCGCCTGTTCCAGACCGGCGCCAACGTGAAGGTGGAGCAGGAAGCCCAGTTCATCGAAGACAAGTGGCAGATCACCGACCGCTGGATGGCGTCCATCGGCCTGCGCAACGAGCAGTTCAAGAACATCAACGGCGACGGCGAAACGTACGTCAAGCAGCGCCACCAGCTCGCCCCGCGCCTGGGCGTCACCTGGGACGTCTTCGGCGATTCCACGTTCAAGCTGTACGCCAACGCGGGCCGCTATCACCTGGCGATTCCGTCCAACGTGGCCATCCGCGGCGCATCGGCGTCCACGTATTACTCGGAGTACTACACCTATACGCAAATCGATCCCGTCACCGGGGCACCGGCGGACCCGGTCCAGATCGGCACGCGCGCGTACCTCAACGGCGAGGACGGCACGCCGCTCAACCCGAAGACCATCGCGGCAGTCGGCATCAAGGCCTACTACCAGGACGAGTACATCCTCGGTTTCGACAAGGCGCTCGGCGCCAACTGGAGCTTCGGCGCCAAGGCCACGTACCGCAAGCTGAGGAGCTCGATCGACGACTTCTGCGACAGCCGCCCCTTCGAGAAGTACGCGGCGCGCAACGGCATCGACATCAGCAACGCGTCGATCCCCGGCTGTTACCTGTTCAACCCCGGCGAGTCGAATACGTTCAACGTCGACGTGGACGGCAACGGCACGCTGGTGCCGTTCCATCTCACCAAGGACGACTTCACCTCGCCCGCCGGCGTGGCGTTCCCCGACCTCAAGCGCAAGTACTACTCGCTGGAGCTGTACCTGGAGCACCAGCTGGCCGACAACTGGTACGGTCGCGTCGATTACACGTTCTCGCGCAGCTACGGCAACTCCGAGGGCCAGCTGAAGTCCGACATCGGCCAGCTCGACCCGTCGGTGACGCAGGACTGGGATGCGCCGGAAATCATGCAGTACTCGAACGGCCCGCTGCCGAACGACCGTACGCACCAGTTGAAGGCCTACGGCTACTGGCAGGCCAGCCCCGAGTGGCTGGTCGGCGCCAACGTCGCGATGGCCACCGGCCGTCCGAAGAACTGCCTGGGCCAGGATCCGGTCGATGCCATCCAGTACGGCGCGTCGTATTTCGAGTGCGGCTTCCAGCCGGCGCCCCGCGGTTCGCGTGGCCGCCTGCCGTGGACGTGGAGCCTCGACCTCAACGCCGAATACCGTCCGATGTGGGCCGGGGCCGAGCAGCCGCTGGCTTTCACCGCCGCCGTGTTCAACGTGGCGGGCAAGCAGCGCGTGGTGGGCCAGGTGGACACCGGCGAGCTGGATACGGTCGACGCCAACGGACTGCCGGCGGTGAACCCGGATTACCGCCGCCCGATCGCGTTCCAGTCGCCGCGTTATTTCCGGTTCGGCGTGCGCTACGACTTCTCGCTTTAA
- a CDS encoding TonB-dependent receptor domain-containing protein produces MKKTLLAAALLSSLPVVAHADEADRLDPVVVTANRAPTPADEVLASVTVISREDIERMQPVSVQDLLTGLPGVVMSNTGGIGQQTSLFMRGTNSAHTLVLLDGVRVGTVGAGLPAYEQLPVEQIDRIEVVRGPRSSLYGSDAIGGVIQIFTRHGEAGQAPTPTVSVTGGSHGYTAGQVGVSGGTRHGWYNASLGGQYTAGINACRVGAGDVFKGCFTNEPDHDASRTYNGALSGGYRWDDGTELTGSWLRSKGDIEYDGDFQNLTRRSQQVAGAKLAFAVMSAWRMSVSLGQNQDRADNYLNGTGKIVLDPVTFETIAVDPDKYRVGYLYSKRNQASWQNDIALATGQTLSAGIDFQQEKLRSDTDYLKDKRNNTGVFALYQGVFGPHEIQLSARHDHNEQFGNHDTGSAAYGFSFGEGMKVTASYGSAFHAPTFNDEFYPYGAPVDLKPETSRTAEIGLSAHRGVWNWAVNAYQTKVDDLIGYDANFIPINVSQARIRGLEGQVGADVDGWHLRGYATLQQPKNRDDGVERDNLLARRPERTARVDVDKDVGPFTVGGSVYAAGYSYDDAANTERLGGYATADLRATWHVDRDWSVQGRVANVGDRRYETAAYYNQLGRTYYLTVRFSPSR; encoded by the coding sequence ATGAAGAAGACCCTGCTCGCGGCGGCCCTGCTGTCGTCGCTTCCCGTCGTCGCCCACGCGGACGAGGCCGACCGGCTCGACCCCGTAGTGGTAACGGCCAACCGCGCGCCCACCCCGGCCGACGAGGTACTCGCCTCGGTCACCGTGATCTCCCGCGAAGACATCGAGCGCATGCAGCCGGTGAGCGTGCAGGATCTCCTCACCGGCTTGCCCGGCGTGGTGATGTCCAACACCGGCGGCATCGGCCAGCAGACCTCGCTGTTCATGCGCGGCACCAACAGCGCGCACACCCTGGTGCTGCTCGACGGCGTGCGGGTGGGCACGGTGGGCGCCGGCCTGCCCGCGTACGAACAGTTGCCCGTCGAGCAGATCGACCGTATCGAGGTGGTGCGAGGCCCCCGCTCGAGCCTCTACGGTTCGGACGCCATCGGCGGCGTGATCCAGATCTTCACCCGCCACGGCGAGGCCGGACAGGCACCGACCCCGACGGTGTCGGTGACCGGCGGAAGCCACGGTTATACGGCGGGCCAGGTCGGCGTCTCCGGCGGTACGCGGCACGGCTGGTACAACGCCAGCCTGGGCGGCCAGTACACCGCCGGCATCAACGCCTGCCGCGTCGGCGCGGGGGACGTCTTCAAGGGCTGCTTCACCAACGAACCCGACCACGATGCCTCGCGTACCTACAATGGCGCGCTCTCGGGTGGCTACCGTTGGGACGACGGCACCGAACTGACCGGCAGCTGGCTGCGCAGCAAGGGCGACATCGAGTACGACGGCGATTTCCAGAACCTCACCCGCCGATCGCAACAGGTGGCCGGCGCGAAGTTGGCGTTCGCCGTCATGAGCGCATGGCGCATGTCGGTCAGCCTGGGCCAGAACCAGGACCGGGCCGACAACTACCTCAACGGCACCGGCAAGATCGTCCTCGACCCGGTCACCTTCGAAACGATCGCGGTCGACCCGGACAAGTACCGCGTCGGCTACCTGTATTCGAAGCGCAACCAGGCCTCCTGGCAGAACGACATCGCCCTCGCCACGGGCCAGACGCTGAGCGCCGGCATCGACTTCCAGCAGGAAAAACTGCGCAGCGATACCGATTACCTCAAGGACAAGCGCAACAATACCGGCGTTTTCGCGCTCTACCAGGGCGTGTTCGGCCCGCACGAGATCCAGCTGTCGGCCCGCCACGACCACAACGAGCAGTTCGGCAACCACGACACCGGATCGGCCGCCTACGGCTTCTCGTTCGGCGAAGGCATGAAGGTCACCGCGTCGTACGGCAGCGCGTTCCACGCGCCCACGTTCAACGACGAGTTCTATCCCTACGGCGCGCCGGTCGACCTCAAGCCGGAGACCTCGCGCACGGCCGAGATCGGCTTGTCGGCCCACCGGGGCGTGTGGAACTGGGCCGTCAACGCCTACCAGACCAAGGTGGACGACCTGATCGGCTACGACGCAAACTTCATCCCGATCAACGTGAGCCAGGCACGCATCCGCGGGCTCGAAGGCCAGGTCGGTGCCGACGTCGACGGCTGGCACCTGCGCGGCTACGCCACGCTCCAGCAGCCGAAGAACCGCGACGACGGTGTCGAACGCGACAACCTGCTGGCCCGGCGCCCCGAGCGCACCGCCCGCGTGGACGTGGACAAGGACGTCGGTCCGTTCACCGTCGGCGGTTCGGTCTACGCGGCCGGATACAGCTACGACGATGCGGCCAACACCGAGCGCCTGGGCGGTTACGCCACCGCCGACCTGCGCGCCACCTGGCACGTGGACCGCGACTGGAGCGTGCAGGGGCGAGTGGCGAACGTGGGCGACAGGCGTTACGAGACCGCTGCCTATTACAACCAGCTCGGTCGGACGTATTACCTCACCGTGCGCTTTTCGCCCTCGCGCTGA